A single window of Xylocopilactobacillus apicola DNA harbors:
- a CDS encoding ROK family protein, whose protein sequence is MKNYMAFDIGGTTVKYARVDENGKLFDRASFETVDNAQALINQMVDVVKKIETNHRLEGIGVSAPGIIRKDGFMVTGGAIQSLYDFPLSAELAKKTGLAVTVENDANAAAIAEHWIGNAVHCDNYLTIVLGTGIGGGIVINGEVYRGAHGMAGEFGWNVIHDIDLSENLEDYSLNLHAAVVYGLIRRYNASKKRMGDDKSVNDAREILEAADQGELLAQKAVDEFMQDLVVMLLNLFANFDPELILIGGGISANVNFMELLNRKLAEYVNRHGSISRIKNISLGQVKPAKLCNDAGLVGATYQIKKYLEKEGK, encoded by the coding sequence GTTAAATATGCGCGAGTTGATGAAAATGGAAAACTTTTTGATCGCGCAAGCTTTGAGACCGTTGATAATGCGCAGGCTCTAATTAATCAAATGGTTGATGTTGTTAAAAAAATTGAAACGAACCATCGACTTGAAGGGATTGGGGTTAGTGCCCCGGGAATTATCCGTAAGGACGGATTCATGGTTACCGGCGGAGCAATTCAAAGCCTTTACGATTTTCCATTGAGTGCAGAGTTGGCGAAAAAAACAGGTCTAGCTGTAACGGTTGAAAACGATGCAAACGCTGCTGCGATCGCTGAACACTGGATTGGAAATGCTGTTCATTGTGATAATTATCTGACCATCGTTTTGGGTACGGGAATCGGCGGCGGGATCGTGATTAACGGGGAAGTTTACCGAGGAGCTCACGGAATGGCTGGTGAATTTGGCTGGAATGTCATCCATGACATCGATTTGAGTGAAAATCTTGAGGATTATTCTTTGAACCTTCATGCAGCGGTAGTTTACGGGTTGATTCGCCGCTATAATGCTAGTAAAAAGCGCATGGGTGATGACAAATCTGTAAATGACGCACGAGAGATTTTAGAAGCCGCAGATCAAGGTGAACTTTTAGCTCAAAAGGCGGTTGATGAATTTATGCAAGATTTGGTAGTCATGCTTTTAAATTTATTTGCTAACTTTGATCCAGAACTGATTTTAATTGGCGGCGGAATTAGTGCAAACGTTAATTTCATGGAGCTGCTCAACCGAAAATTAGCTGAATATGTCAATCGTCATGGTAGTATTAGTCGTATTAAAAATATTTCACTAGGTCAAGTAAAGCCTGCAAAACTTTGTAATGATGCTGGTTTGGTCGGCGCGACTTATCAGATTAAGAAATATTTAGAAAAGGAAGGAAAATAG
- a CDS encoding gluconokinase, with amino-acid sequence MNYIIGIDVGTTNTKAVLYDLNGHLLAKASRSYRLYQDEIDQAEEDPEEIFQAVVEVLQAVIKCAGVEAQNILAISWSAQQHSLLALDQNFKPLTRVITWADNRAMSVTQKFKNSGQGLKFYHSTGLPIHPMGPIYKLFWLKEVDPELFRRTSYWVGIKEYIIWRLTGQLQIDESMAASTGLFNLNSLQWDQDILKTVGVRESQLPEVVPITAAISGVHLEISRQLDLNPAIKIVMGATDGALSTLGIAGTQEKTLTINVGTSAAVREVVDQPILDSDARLFCYPIVKGKYLVGGPINNGGIVFNWARETLLDGEAQAFDEVIKLACSAPAGSNGLIFYPYLGGERAPLWDADARGTFVGLNRNHSKADLIRSVMEGIIFNVYLVAQATKLDYTKILATGGFVQSDLSAQILADVFEQRISIPTDSEAGCFAAMFIARLSLGFAKELSDISNNFGSEKQYLPADKITDSYRELKQIFIRFAKNNTNLDHALADYQRKYHKL; translated from the coding sequence ATGAACTACATTATTGGCATTGACGTGGGGACGACGAACACGAAGGCAGTTCTCTATGATCTCAATGGGCATCTTTTGGCGAAGGCCTCTCGAAGTTATCGTCTTTATCAAGACGAGATTGATCAGGCAGAAGAAGATCCAGAGGAAATATTTCAAGCGGTAGTTGAAGTGCTTCAGGCGGTTATTAAATGTGCGGGGGTTGAAGCTCAGAATATTTTAGCTATCTCCTGGTCTGCTCAGCAACACAGCCTTTTAGCGCTTGATCAAAACTTTAAGCCGCTTACGAGGGTGATTACTTGGGCAGATAATCGTGCGATGTCAGTGACTCAGAAATTTAAAAATAGCGGTCAGGGCCTTAAATTTTATCACTCGACGGGCTTGCCCATTCATCCAATGGGTCCGATTTACAAATTATTTTGGTTAAAAGAAGTTGATCCAGAATTATTTAGACGCACATCTTACTGGGTTGGCATTAAAGAATACATAATTTGGCGTTTGACTGGTCAATTGCAAATTGACGAATCCATGGCTGCTTCAACGGGCTTGTTTAATTTAAATAGTTTGCAGTGGGATCAAGATATTTTAAAAACTGTGGGCGTTAGAGAAAGTCAATTGCCAGAAGTCGTGCCGATTACGGCGGCGATTAGCGGAGTTCACTTGGAAATTTCGCGCCAACTGGATTTAAATCCAGCGATCAAGATCGTGATGGGTGCAACAGACGGTGCCTTGTCAACGCTAGGTATCGCTGGCACCCAAGAAAAAACTTTGACAATTAACGTTGGAACTTCAGCGGCAGTGAGAGAGGTAGTGGATCAACCAATTCTTGATTCGGATGCGCGGTTATTTTGTTATCCGATCGTCAAGGGAAAATATTTGGTTGGCGGGCCAATTAACAACGGCGGGATCGTTTTTAATTGGGCAAGAGAAACTCTATTAGATGGTGAGGCTCAGGCCTTTGACGAGGTGATCAAACTCGCCTGCTCAGCGCCAGCGGGATCTAACGGTTTAATTTTTTATCCGTATTTAGGAGGCGAGAGAGCACCTTTGTGGGATGCCGATGCGCGGGGAACTTTTGTCGGGCTTAATCGAAATCACAGCAAGGCGGATTTAATTCGTTCAGTGATGGAGGGCATAATTTTCAACGTTTATCTGGTTGCCCAAGCAACTAAGCTTGATTATACCAAAATTCTCGCTACCGGCGGATTCGTTCAGTCAGATTTAAGTGCCCAAATTTTAGCCGATGTTTTTGAACAAAGAATCTCAATTCCAACTGACAGTGAGGCCGGATGTTTTGCAGCAATGTTTATCGCTCGTTTGAGTTTAGGATTTGCAAAAGAACTGTCAGATATCAGTAATAATTTTGGATCCGAAAAACAATATCTCCCAGCGGATAAGATTACAGATTCTTATCGGGAACTAAAGCAGATTTTTATCAGATTTGCTAAAAATAATACTAATTTAGATCATGCCCTTGCTGATTATCAAAGGAAATATCACAAACTTTAA